One Danio rerio strain Tuebingen ecotype United States chromosome 22, GRCz12tu, whole genome shotgun sequence genomic window carries:
- the bap1 gene encoding ubiquitin carboxyl-terminal hydrolase BAP1 — protein MNKGWLELESDPGLFTLLVEDFGVKGVQVEEIYDLQSKCQSPVYGFIFLFKWIEERRSRRKVSTLVDETSVIDDDIVNDMFFAHQLIPNSCATHALLSVLLNCSGVELGMTLSRMKAFTKGFNPESKGYAIGNAPELAKAHNSHARPEPRHLPEKQNGISAVRTMEAFHFVSYVPIKDRLFELDGLKAYPIDHGPWGEDEEWTDKARRVIMERIGLATAGEPYHDIRFNLMAVVPDRRIKYESKLDILKRNRQIILEGLQQIREKKVIRMTQQESGQDRKQQDSSSSEDTPPVVKKEEVQETPIPSGAEQATPTETQEGAASLPSPAGKVRSMAKPALPAGGAPPPAPLPAPSTNTIVQRLPAFLDNHNYAKSPMQEEEDLAAGVGRSRPPQPPYSDDEDDYDDEEEECSTAGVTNSRVRRKLGLRTRTMSRTAVGGVAAMEGQLALSVLAEKLKKEVQRKDALATTGSTPLNVRTEGRTGGISITSACQPSPTPSNESTDTASEIGSAFNSPLRSPARSQATTRPSSPVASHVGRVLFGEEEGLPRLDARHNRAVRDLGVLVSSTQLQLQEDGVIFALPPTEALEGLKKVGGVDKKKKEEASGPGGEEEVKEGPSVEMKAEDVKESVDVKPEKENLPTTDVENSTKPPGEKYTPKELLALLKYVEADIANYEVYLKEEVEKRKKYKIDDQRRTHNYDEFICTFISMLAQEGMLASLVEQNISVRRRQGVSIGRLHKQRKPDRRKRSRPYKAKRQ, from the exons ATGAACAAAGGTTGGCTGGAGTTAGAAAGTGACCCGG GGTTGTTCACACTCCTGGTGGAGGACTTTG GCGTGAAAGGAGTTCAGGTGGAGGAGATTTATGATCTTCAGAGCAAATGTCAAAG TCCTGTATATGGCTTCATCTTTCTTTTCAAATGGATCGAGGAGCGAAGATCTCGGCGTAAAGTCTCCACACTGGTGGATGAAACCTCTGTTATCGATGACGACATTGTTAATGACATGTTTTTCGCTCATCAG TTGATCCCGAACTCCTGTGCGACTCATGCTCTTCTCAGCGTGCTCCTGAACTGCAGCGGTGTGGAGCTGGGAATGACTCTGAGCCGCATGAAGGCTTTCACCAAGGGCTTCAATCCTGAG AGTAAAGGTTACGCCATTGGAAACGCCCCAGAGCTGGCGAAAGCCCACAACAGCCATGCCAG GCCGGAGCCGCGGCATCTTCCGGAGAAACAGAACGGCATTAGCGCTGTGCGGACGATGGAGGCGTTTCATTTTGTCAGTTACGTGCCAATCAAAGACAGACTGTTTGAGCTAGATGGGCTGAAGGCGTATCCCATTGACCACG gACCATGGGGTGAGGATGAAGAGTGGACAGATAAAGCCAGACGGGTCATAATGGAGCGAATAGGACTGGCCACTGCTGG AGAGCCCTACCATGACATCCGGTTTAATCTCATGGCGGTGGTTCCAGATCGCAGGATAAAATACGAGTCCAAGTTGGACATCCTGAAGCGGAACAGGCAGATCATACTTGAAGGGCTCCAGCAGATTAGAGAGAAAAAA GTTATTCGGATGACTCAGCAAGAATCAGGCCAGGATCGTAAGCAGCAAGACTCCTCTTCTTCAGAAGACACGCCCCCTGTTGTCAAAAAGGAGGAGGTGCAAGAAACACCAATACCTTCAGGTGCCGAGCAGGCCACACCCACAG AAACTCAAGAAGGTGCTGCCTCTTTACCAAGTCCAGCTGGTAAAGTCAGATCCATGGCTAAACCCGCTttgccagcagggggcgctccaCCACCAGCCCCTCTACCTGCTCCAAGCACCAACACCATTGTGCAGCGTCTACCAGCCTTCCTGGACAATCACAACTACGCCAAATCCCCCATGCAG GAAGAGGAGGATCTTGCTGCAGGTGTGGGACGCTCACGCCCCCCTCAGCCCCCTTATTCTGATGATGAGGATGActatgatgatgaagaggaggagtgCAGCACTGCTGGTGTCACAAACAG CAGGGTTCGAAGAAAGTTGGGTCTGCGTACCCGTACCATGAGCCGCACTGCAGTGGGCGGAGTCGCAGCAATGGAGGGTCAACTAGCACTCAGTGTTTTAGCAGAGAAGCTCAAGAAGGAGGTTCAGCGGAAAGACGCCTTGGCCACAACTGGATCCACACCTCTGAACGTACGTACCGAGGGTCGGACAGGTGGCATCAGCATCACCTCGGCTTGCCAGCCGTCGCCCACCCCTAGTAACGAAAGCACGGACACAGCCTCCGAGATTGGTAGTGCATTCAACTCCCCACTGCGGTCACCAGCTCGATCACAGGCGACTACACGTCCCTCCAGCCCAGTGGCTTCCCATGTAGGCCGCGTGCTGTTTGGGGAAGAGGAGGGGCTGCCTAGGTTAGATGCCCGACACAATCGGGCTGTCCGAGACTTGGGGGTGCTCGTGAGCTCAACACAGCTCCAACTGCAAGAGGATGGAGTCATATTTGCCCTGCCACCTACAG AAGCATTGGAGGGGTTGAAGAAAGTGGGTGGTGTGGATAAGAAGAAGAAAGAAGAGGCGAGTGGTCCAGGAGGGGAGGAGGAGGTGAAGGAGGGACCATCAGTGGAGATGAAAGCAGAGGACGTCAAAGAGTCAGTTGACGTCAAACCTGAGAAGGAGAACCTGCCGACCACTGATGTTGAGAACAGCACCAAACCTCCTGGGGAAAAATACACTCCTAAG GAGTTGCTAGCTTTGCTGAAGTATGTGGAAGCAGATATCGCCAACTACGAAGTGTATTTGAAAGAAGAAGTGGAAAAAAGGAAGAAGTACAAG ATTGATGACCAGAGGAGGACTCATAACTATGACGAGTTTATCTGCACCTTCATATCAATGCTTGCACaagaag GTATGTTGGCGAGTCTGGTGGAGCAGAACATCTCTGTGCGTCGGCGACAAGGCGTAAGCATCGGTCGGCTTCACAAACAACGCAAACCTGATCGGCGGAAACGTTCACGGCCATACAAAGCCAAACGGCAATAG
- the bap1 gene encoding ubiquitin carboxyl-terminal hydrolase BAP1 isoform X3 has translation MNKGWLELESDPGLFTLLVEDFGVKGVQVEEIYDLQSKCQSPVYGFIFLFKWIEERRSRRKVSTLVDETSVIDDDIVNDMFFAHQLIPNSCATHALLSVLLNCSGVELGMTLSRMKAFTKGFNPESKGYAIGNAPELAKAHNSHARPEPRHLPEKQNGISAVRTMEAFHFVSYVPIKDRLFELDGLKAYPIDHGPWGEDEEWTDKARRVIMERIGLATAGEPYHDIRFNLMAVVPDRRIKYESKLDILKRNRQIILEGLQQIREKKVIRMTQQESGQDRKQQDSSSSEDTPPVVKKEEVQETPIPSGAEQATPTETQEGAASLPSPAGKVRSMAKPALPAGGAPPPAPLPAPSTNTIVQRLPAFLDNHNYAKSPMQEEEDLAAGVGRSRPPQPPYSDDEDDYDDEEEECSTAGVTNRVRRKLGLRTRTMSRTAVGGVAAMEGQLALSVLAEKLKKEVQRKDALATTGSTPLNVRTEGRTGGISITSACQPSPTPSNESTDTASEIGSAFNSPLRSPARSQATTRPSSPVASHVGRVLFGEEEGLPRLDARHNRAVRDLGVLVSSTQLQLQEDGVIFALPPTALEGLKKVGGVDKKKKEEASGPGGEEEVKEGPSVEMKAEDVKESVDVKPEKENLPTTDVENSTKPPGEKYTPKELLALLKYVEADIANYEVYLKEEVEKRKKYKIDDQRRTHNYDEFICTFISMLAQEGMLASLVEQNISVRRRQGVSIGRLHKQRKPDRRKRSRPYKAKRQ, from the exons ATGAACAAAGGTTGGCTGGAGTTAGAAAGTGACCCGG GGTTGTTCACACTCCTGGTGGAGGACTTTG GCGTGAAAGGAGTTCAGGTGGAGGAGATTTATGATCTTCAGAGCAAATGTCAAAG TCCTGTATATGGCTTCATCTTTCTTTTCAAATGGATCGAGGAGCGAAGATCTCGGCGTAAAGTCTCCACACTGGTGGATGAAACCTCTGTTATCGATGACGACATTGTTAATGACATGTTTTTCGCTCATCAG TTGATCCCGAACTCCTGTGCGACTCATGCTCTTCTCAGCGTGCTCCTGAACTGCAGCGGTGTGGAGCTGGGAATGACTCTGAGCCGCATGAAGGCTTTCACCAAGGGCTTCAATCCTGAG AGTAAAGGTTACGCCATTGGAAACGCCCCAGAGCTGGCGAAAGCCCACAACAGCCATGCCAG GCCGGAGCCGCGGCATCTTCCGGAGAAACAGAACGGCATTAGCGCTGTGCGGACGATGGAGGCGTTTCATTTTGTCAGTTACGTGCCAATCAAAGACAGACTGTTTGAGCTAGATGGGCTGAAGGCGTATCCCATTGACCACG gACCATGGGGTGAGGATGAAGAGTGGACAGATAAAGCCAGACGGGTCATAATGGAGCGAATAGGACTGGCCACTGCTGG AGAGCCCTACCATGACATCCGGTTTAATCTCATGGCGGTGGTTCCAGATCGCAGGATAAAATACGAGTCCAAGTTGGACATCCTGAAGCGGAACAGGCAGATCATACTTGAAGGGCTCCAGCAGATTAGAGAGAAAAAA GTTATTCGGATGACTCAGCAAGAATCAGGCCAGGATCGTAAGCAGCAAGACTCCTCTTCTTCAGAAGACACGCCCCCTGTTGTCAAAAAGGAGGAGGTGCAAGAAACACCAATACCTTCAGGTGCCGAGCAGGCCACACCCACAG AAACTCAAGAAGGTGCTGCCTCTTTACCAAGTCCAGCTGGTAAAGTCAGATCCATGGCTAAACCCGCTttgccagcagggggcgctccaCCACCAGCCCCTCTACCTGCTCCAAGCACCAACACCATTGTGCAGCGTCTACCAGCCTTCCTGGACAATCACAACTACGCCAAATCCCCCATGCAG GAAGAGGAGGATCTTGCTGCAGGTGTGGGACGCTCACGCCCCCCTCAGCCCCCTTATTCTGATGATGAGGATGActatgatgatgaagaggaggagtgCAGCACTGCTGGTGTCACAAACAG GGTTCGAAGAAAGTTGGGTCTGCGTACCCGTACCATGAGCCGCACTGCAGTGGGCGGAGTCGCAGCAATGGAGGGTCAACTAGCACTCAGTGTTTTAGCAGAGAAGCTCAAGAAGGAGGTTCAGCGGAAAGACGCCTTGGCCACAACTGGATCCACACCTCTGAACGTACGTACCGAGGGTCGGACAGGTGGCATCAGCATCACCTCGGCTTGCCAGCCGTCGCCCACCCCTAGTAACGAAAGCACGGACACAGCCTCCGAGATTGGTAGTGCATTCAACTCCCCACTGCGGTCACCAGCTCGATCACAGGCGACTACACGTCCCTCCAGCCCAGTGGCTTCCCATGTAGGCCGCGTGCTGTTTGGGGAAGAGGAGGGGCTGCCTAGGTTAGATGCCCGACACAATCGGGCTGTCCGAGACTTGGGGGTGCTCGTGAGCTCAACACAGCTCCAACTGCAAGAGGATGGAGTCATATTTGCCCTGCCACCTACAG CATTGGAGGGGTTGAAGAAAGTGGGTGGTGTGGATAAGAAGAAGAAAGAAGAGGCGAGTGGTCCAGGAGGGGAGGAGGAGGTGAAGGAGGGACCATCAGTGGAGATGAAAGCAGAGGACGTCAAAGAGTCAGTTGACGTCAAACCTGAGAAGGAGAACCTGCCGACCACTGATGTTGAGAACAGCACCAAACCTCCTGGGGAAAAATACACTCCTAAG GAGTTGCTAGCTTTGCTGAAGTATGTGGAAGCAGATATCGCCAACTACGAAGTGTATTTGAAAGAAGAAGTGGAAAAAAGGAAGAAGTACAAG ATTGATGACCAGAGGAGGACTCATAACTATGACGAGTTTATCTGCACCTTCATATCAATGCTTGCACaagaag GTATGTTGGCGAGTCTGGTGGAGCAGAACATCTCTGTGCGTCGGCGACAAGGCGTAAGCATCGGTCGGCTTCACAAACAACGCAAACCTGATCGGCGGAAACGTTCACGGCCATACAAAGCCAAACGGCAATAG
- the bap1 gene encoding ubiquitin carboxyl-terminal hydrolase BAP1 isoform X1 encodes MNKGWLELESDPGLFTLLVEDFGVKGVQVEEIYDLQSKCQSPVYGFIFLFKWIEERRSRRKVSTLVDETSVIDDDIVNDMFFAHQLIPNSCATHALLSVLLNCSGVELGMTLSRMKAFTKGFNPESKGYAIGNAPELAKAHNSHARPEPRHLPEKQNGISAVRTMEAFHFVSYVPIKDRLFELDGLKAYPIDHGPWGEDEEWTDKARRVIMERIGLATAGEPYHDIRFNLMAVVPDRRIKYESKLDILKRNRQIILEGLQQIREKKVIRMTQQESGQDRKQQDSSSSEDTPPVVKKEEVQETPIPSGAEQATPTETQEGAASLPSPAGKVRSMAKPALPAGGAPPPAPLPAPSTNTIVQRLPAFLDNHNYAKSPMQEEEDLAAGVGRSRPPQPPYSDDEDDYDDEEEECSTAGVTNRVRRKLGLRTRTMSRTAVGGVAAMEGQLALSVLAEKLKKEVQRKDALATTGSTPLNVRTEGRTGGISITSACQPSPTPSNESTDTASEIGSAFNSPLRSPARSQATTRPSSPVASHVGRVLFGEEEGLPRLDARHNRAVRDLGVLVSSTQLQLQEDGVIFALPPTEALEGLKKVGGVDKKKKEEASGPGGEEEVKEGPSVEMKAEDVKESVDVKPEKENLPTTDVENSTKPPGEKYTPKELLALLKYVEADIANYEVYLKEEVEKRKKYKIDDQRRTHNYDEFICTFISMLAQEGMLASLVEQNISVRRRQGVSIGRLHKQRKPDRRKRSRPYKAKRQ; translated from the exons ATGAACAAAGGTTGGCTGGAGTTAGAAAGTGACCCGG GGTTGTTCACACTCCTGGTGGAGGACTTTG GCGTGAAAGGAGTTCAGGTGGAGGAGATTTATGATCTTCAGAGCAAATGTCAAAG TCCTGTATATGGCTTCATCTTTCTTTTCAAATGGATCGAGGAGCGAAGATCTCGGCGTAAAGTCTCCACACTGGTGGATGAAACCTCTGTTATCGATGACGACATTGTTAATGACATGTTTTTCGCTCATCAG TTGATCCCGAACTCCTGTGCGACTCATGCTCTTCTCAGCGTGCTCCTGAACTGCAGCGGTGTGGAGCTGGGAATGACTCTGAGCCGCATGAAGGCTTTCACCAAGGGCTTCAATCCTGAG AGTAAAGGTTACGCCATTGGAAACGCCCCAGAGCTGGCGAAAGCCCACAACAGCCATGCCAG GCCGGAGCCGCGGCATCTTCCGGAGAAACAGAACGGCATTAGCGCTGTGCGGACGATGGAGGCGTTTCATTTTGTCAGTTACGTGCCAATCAAAGACAGACTGTTTGAGCTAGATGGGCTGAAGGCGTATCCCATTGACCACG gACCATGGGGTGAGGATGAAGAGTGGACAGATAAAGCCAGACGGGTCATAATGGAGCGAATAGGACTGGCCACTGCTGG AGAGCCCTACCATGACATCCGGTTTAATCTCATGGCGGTGGTTCCAGATCGCAGGATAAAATACGAGTCCAAGTTGGACATCCTGAAGCGGAACAGGCAGATCATACTTGAAGGGCTCCAGCAGATTAGAGAGAAAAAA GTTATTCGGATGACTCAGCAAGAATCAGGCCAGGATCGTAAGCAGCAAGACTCCTCTTCTTCAGAAGACACGCCCCCTGTTGTCAAAAAGGAGGAGGTGCAAGAAACACCAATACCTTCAGGTGCCGAGCAGGCCACACCCACAG AAACTCAAGAAGGTGCTGCCTCTTTACCAAGTCCAGCTGGTAAAGTCAGATCCATGGCTAAACCCGCTttgccagcagggggcgctccaCCACCAGCCCCTCTACCTGCTCCAAGCACCAACACCATTGTGCAGCGTCTACCAGCCTTCCTGGACAATCACAACTACGCCAAATCCCCCATGCAG GAAGAGGAGGATCTTGCTGCAGGTGTGGGACGCTCACGCCCCCCTCAGCCCCCTTATTCTGATGATGAGGATGActatgatgatgaagaggaggagtgCAGCACTGCTGGTGTCACAAACAG GGTTCGAAGAAAGTTGGGTCTGCGTACCCGTACCATGAGCCGCACTGCAGTGGGCGGAGTCGCAGCAATGGAGGGTCAACTAGCACTCAGTGTTTTAGCAGAGAAGCTCAAGAAGGAGGTTCAGCGGAAAGACGCCTTGGCCACAACTGGATCCACACCTCTGAACGTACGTACCGAGGGTCGGACAGGTGGCATCAGCATCACCTCGGCTTGCCAGCCGTCGCCCACCCCTAGTAACGAAAGCACGGACACAGCCTCCGAGATTGGTAGTGCATTCAACTCCCCACTGCGGTCACCAGCTCGATCACAGGCGACTACACGTCCCTCCAGCCCAGTGGCTTCCCATGTAGGCCGCGTGCTGTTTGGGGAAGAGGAGGGGCTGCCTAGGTTAGATGCCCGACACAATCGGGCTGTCCGAGACTTGGGGGTGCTCGTGAGCTCAACACAGCTCCAACTGCAAGAGGATGGAGTCATATTTGCCCTGCCACCTACAG AAGCATTGGAGGGGTTGAAGAAAGTGGGTGGTGTGGATAAGAAGAAGAAAGAAGAGGCGAGTGGTCCAGGAGGGGAGGAGGAGGTGAAGGAGGGACCATCAGTGGAGATGAAAGCAGAGGACGTCAAAGAGTCAGTTGACGTCAAACCTGAGAAGGAGAACCTGCCGACCACTGATGTTGAGAACAGCACCAAACCTCCTGGGGAAAAATACACTCCTAAG GAGTTGCTAGCTTTGCTGAAGTATGTGGAAGCAGATATCGCCAACTACGAAGTGTATTTGAAAGAAGAAGTGGAAAAAAGGAAGAAGTACAAG ATTGATGACCAGAGGAGGACTCATAACTATGACGAGTTTATCTGCACCTTCATATCAATGCTTGCACaagaag GTATGTTGGCGAGTCTGGTGGAGCAGAACATCTCTGTGCGTCGGCGACAAGGCGTAAGCATCGGTCGGCTTCACAAACAACGCAAACCTGATCGGCGGAAACGTTCACGGCCATACAAAGCCAAACGGCAATAG
- the bap1 gene encoding ubiquitin carboxyl-terminal hydrolase BAP1 isoform X2 has protein sequence MNKGWLELESDPGLFTLLVEDFGVKGVQVEEIYDLQSKCQSPVYGFIFLFKWIEERRSRRKVSTLVDETSVIDDDIVNDMFFAHQLIPNSCATHALLSVLLNCSGVELGMTLSRMKAFTKGFNPESKGYAIGNAPELAKAHNSHARPEPRHLPEKQNGISAVRTMEAFHFVSYVPIKDRLFELDGLKAYPIDHGPWGEDEEWTDKARRVIMERIGLATAGEPYHDIRFNLMAVVPDRRIKYESKLDILKRNRQIILEGLQQIREKKVIRMTQQESGQDRKQQDSSSSEDTPPVVKKEEVQETPIPSGAEQATPTETQEGAASLPSPAGKVRSMAKPALPAGGAPPPAPLPAPSTNTIVQRLPAFLDNHNYAKSPMQEEEDLAAGVGRSRPPQPPYSDDEDDYDDEEEECSTAGVTNSRVRRKLGLRTRTMSRTAVGGVAAMEGQLALSVLAEKLKKEVQRKDALATTGSTPLNVRTEGRTGGISITSACQPSPTPSNESTDTASEIGSAFNSPLRSPARSQATTRPSSPVASHVGRVLFGEEEGLPRLDARHNRAVRDLGVLVSSTQLQLQEDGVIFALPPTALEGLKKVGGVDKKKKEEASGPGGEEEVKEGPSVEMKAEDVKESVDVKPEKENLPTTDVENSTKPPGEKYTPKELLALLKYVEADIANYEVYLKEEVEKRKKYKIDDQRRTHNYDEFICTFISMLAQEGMLASLVEQNISVRRRQGVSIGRLHKQRKPDRRKRSRPYKAKRQ, from the exons ATGAACAAAGGTTGGCTGGAGTTAGAAAGTGACCCGG GGTTGTTCACACTCCTGGTGGAGGACTTTG GCGTGAAAGGAGTTCAGGTGGAGGAGATTTATGATCTTCAGAGCAAATGTCAAAG TCCTGTATATGGCTTCATCTTTCTTTTCAAATGGATCGAGGAGCGAAGATCTCGGCGTAAAGTCTCCACACTGGTGGATGAAACCTCTGTTATCGATGACGACATTGTTAATGACATGTTTTTCGCTCATCAG TTGATCCCGAACTCCTGTGCGACTCATGCTCTTCTCAGCGTGCTCCTGAACTGCAGCGGTGTGGAGCTGGGAATGACTCTGAGCCGCATGAAGGCTTTCACCAAGGGCTTCAATCCTGAG AGTAAAGGTTACGCCATTGGAAACGCCCCAGAGCTGGCGAAAGCCCACAACAGCCATGCCAG GCCGGAGCCGCGGCATCTTCCGGAGAAACAGAACGGCATTAGCGCTGTGCGGACGATGGAGGCGTTTCATTTTGTCAGTTACGTGCCAATCAAAGACAGACTGTTTGAGCTAGATGGGCTGAAGGCGTATCCCATTGACCACG gACCATGGGGTGAGGATGAAGAGTGGACAGATAAAGCCAGACGGGTCATAATGGAGCGAATAGGACTGGCCACTGCTGG AGAGCCCTACCATGACATCCGGTTTAATCTCATGGCGGTGGTTCCAGATCGCAGGATAAAATACGAGTCCAAGTTGGACATCCTGAAGCGGAACAGGCAGATCATACTTGAAGGGCTCCAGCAGATTAGAGAGAAAAAA GTTATTCGGATGACTCAGCAAGAATCAGGCCAGGATCGTAAGCAGCAAGACTCCTCTTCTTCAGAAGACACGCCCCCTGTTGTCAAAAAGGAGGAGGTGCAAGAAACACCAATACCTTCAGGTGCCGAGCAGGCCACACCCACAG AAACTCAAGAAGGTGCTGCCTCTTTACCAAGTCCAGCTGGTAAAGTCAGATCCATGGCTAAACCCGCTttgccagcagggggcgctccaCCACCAGCCCCTCTACCTGCTCCAAGCACCAACACCATTGTGCAGCGTCTACCAGCCTTCCTGGACAATCACAACTACGCCAAATCCCCCATGCAG GAAGAGGAGGATCTTGCTGCAGGTGTGGGACGCTCACGCCCCCCTCAGCCCCCTTATTCTGATGATGAGGATGActatgatgatgaagaggaggagtgCAGCACTGCTGGTGTCACAAACAG CAGGGTTCGAAGAAAGTTGGGTCTGCGTACCCGTACCATGAGCCGCACTGCAGTGGGCGGAGTCGCAGCAATGGAGGGTCAACTAGCACTCAGTGTTTTAGCAGAGAAGCTCAAGAAGGAGGTTCAGCGGAAAGACGCCTTGGCCACAACTGGATCCACACCTCTGAACGTACGTACCGAGGGTCGGACAGGTGGCATCAGCATCACCTCGGCTTGCCAGCCGTCGCCCACCCCTAGTAACGAAAGCACGGACACAGCCTCCGAGATTGGTAGTGCATTCAACTCCCCACTGCGGTCACCAGCTCGATCACAGGCGACTACACGTCCCTCCAGCCCAGTGGCTTCCCATGTAGGCCGCGTGCTGTTTGGGGAAGAGGAGGGGCTGCCTAGGTTAGATGCCCGACACAATCGGGCTGTCCGAGACTTGGGGGTGCTCGTGAGCTCAACACAGCTCCAACTGCAAGAGGATGGAGTCATATTTGCCCTGCCACCTACAG CATTGGAGGGGTTGAAGAAAGTGGGTGGTGTGGATAAGAAGAAGAAAGAAGAGGCGAGTGGTCCAGGAGGGGAGGAGGAGGTGAAGGAGGGACCATCAGTGGAGATGAAAGCAGAGGACGTCAAAGAGTCAGTTGACGTCAAACCTGAGAAGGAGAACCTGCCGACCACTGATGTTGAGAACAGCACCAAACCTCCTGGGGAAAAATACACTCCTAAG GAGTTGCTAGCTTTGCTGAAGTATGTGGAAGCAGATATCGCCAACTACGAAGTGTATTTGAAAGAAGAAGTGGAAAAAAGGAAGAAGTACAAG ATTGATGACCAGAGGAGGACTCATAACTATGACGAGTTTATCTGCACCTTCATATCAATGCTTGCACaagaag GTATGTTGGCGAGTCTGGTGGAGCAGAACATCTCTGTGCGTCGGCGACAAGGCGTAAGCATCGGTCGGCTTCACAAACAACGCAAACCTGATCGGCGGAAACGTTCACGGCCATACAAAGCCAAACGGCAATAG